A window of Micrococcus endophyticus contains these coding sequences:
- the gatA gene encoding Asp-tRNA(Asn)/Glu-tRNA(Gln) amidotransferase subunit GatA: MTQTFDATAELAADQLVRLTALQMAERLRAGTTTSVELVQAHLDRIAEFDGDPRADAAADRGVRAYLHVNAEEALAVAAEVDAIRAAGGAEAEALHPLAGVPVAVKDNIVTQGQPTTAASRMLDGWMSPYDATVVTRLREARLPILGKTNLDEFAMGGSTEHSAFGITRNPWDLDRVPGGSGGGSAAAVAAFLAPFALGSDTGGSVREPAAFTGTVGVKPTYGAVSRYGLIAMASSLDQIGPAARTVADAAALQQVIGGHDPQDSTSLAEEPADLTAAARGRDLAGLRVGVVTDLPADAFHPGIRAAFDEHVAALREAGAQIVEVSCPSFDAALGAYYLIMPSEASSNLARFDGVRYGHRVVPDGGGTIEQVMGATRAAGFGDEVKRRIILGTYALSAGYYDAYYGSAQKVRTLVQEDFARAFEQVDVLLTPTAPTPAFELGAKTDDPLTMYVNDLATIPANLAGIPGLSLPGGVVEGLPYGLQLMAPAREDARLYEAGAALERLVEDGRGGPVWAQAPELEKGAQRAATATTAGGRA; the protein is encoded by the coding sequence ATGACGCAGACCTTCGACGCGACCGCTGAGCTCGCCGCGGACCAGCTCGTCCGCCTCACCGCCCTCCAGATGGCCGAGCGCCTGCGCGCCGGCACCACCACCTCCGTGGAGCTCGTCCAGGCCCACCTGGACCGCATCGCCGAGTTCGACGGCGACCCCCGCGCCGACGCCGCCGCCGACCGCGGCGTGCGCGCCTACCTGCACGTGAACGCCGAGGAGGCGCTCGCCGTCGCCGCCGAGGTGGACGCCATCCGCGCCGCCGGCGGCGCCGAGGCCGAGGCCCTGCACCCGCTGGCCGGCGTGCCCGTGGCCGTGAAGGACAACATCGTCACGCAGGGCCAGCCCACCACCGCCGCCTCGCGCATGCTGGACGGCTGGATGAGCCCGTACGACGCCACCGTGGTCACCCGGCTGCGCGAGGCCCGCCTGCCGATCCTGGGCAAGACCAACCTCGACGAGTTCGCCATGGGCGGCTCCACCGAGCACTCCGCGTTCGGCATCACCCGCAACCCGTGGGACCTGGACCGCGTGCCCGGCGGCTCGGGCGGCGGCTCCGCGGCCGCCGTCGCCGCCTTCCTCGCCCCGTTCGCCCTCGGCTCGGACACCGGCGGCTCCGTGCGCGAGCCCGCCGCCTTCACCGGCACCGTGGGCGTGAAGCCCACCTACGGCGCGGTCTCCCGCTACGGGCTCATCGCCATGGCGTCCTCGCTGGACCAGATCGGCCCCGCCGCCCGCACCGTGGCGGACGCCGCCGCGCTCCAGCAGGTCATCGGCGGGCACGACCCGCAGGACTCCACCTCCCTGGCCGAGGAGCCGGCGGACCTCACCGCCGCCGCCCGCGGCCGCGACCTGGCGGGGCTGCGCGTCGGCGTCGTGACCGACCTGCCCGCGGACGCCTTCCACCCGGGCATCCGGGCCGCGTTCGACGAGCACGTGGCCGCGCTGCGCGAGGCCGGGGCTCAGATCGTGGAGGTCTCCTGCCCCAGCTTCGACGCCGCCCTCGGCGCGTACTACCTGATCATGCCCTCGGAGGCCTCCTCCAACCTGGCCCGCTTCGACGGCGTCCGCTACGGCCACCGCGTGGTGCCCGACGGCGGCGGCACGATCGAGCAGGTCATGGGCGCCACCCGCGCCGCCGGCTTCGGCGACGAGGTCAAGCGCCGCATCATCCTGGGCACCTACGCGCTGTCCGCGGGCTACTACGACGCCTACTACGGCTCCGCGCAGAAGGTCCGCACCCTCGTGCAGGAGGACTTCGCCCGCGCCTTCGAGCAGGTGGACGTGCTCCTCACGCCCACCGCGCCGACCCCGGCCTTCGAGCTGGGCGCGAAGACGGACGACCCCCTGACCATGTACGTCAACGACCTCGCCACCATCCCGGCCAACCTGGCCGGCATCCCCGGGCTGTCCCTGCCCGGCGGCGTCGTCGAGGGCCTGCCCTACGGCCTGCAGCTCATGGCGCCGGCCCGCGAGGACGCGCGCCTGTACGAGGCGGGCGCCGCGCTCGAGCGCCTCGTCGAGGA
- a CDS encoding GNAT family N-acetyltransferase, producing the protein MTETAPTVPTPPARPQVRPLRPEDHEAVAALTVASYVDGGHIAPGSRYVKTLRDVAGRAARAEVLVAEVDGQVAGSVVLTPLGSPMAETAAPGEYEFRMLAVHPDHHRRGVARTLMAVIEERARALPGIEAIALTTMPTMTDAHRLYEALGYVRVPERDWYLRDVIPDLDPADETGPFLVYRLPLA; encoded by the coding sequence ATGACCGAGACCGCTCCGACCGTGCCGACGCCGCCCGCGCGCCCGCAGGTCCGCCCGCTGCGCCCCGAGGACCACGAGGCGGTGGCCGCGCTGACCGTCGCGTCCTACGTGGACGGCGGCCACATCGCCCCCGGCTCCCGGTACGTCAAGACCCTCCGGGACGTGGCCGGCCGGGCCGCCCGGGCCGAGGTGCTCGTGGCCGAGGTGGACGGACAGGTGGCCGGCTCCGTGGTGCTCACCCCGCTGGGGTCGCCCATGGCGGAGACCGCCGCGCCGGGGGAGTACGAGTTCCGCATGCTCGCCGTCCACCCGGACCACCACCGCAGGGGCGTCGCCCGCACGCTGATGGCCGTGATCGAGGAGCGCGCCCGCGCCCTGCCCGGCATCGAGGCGATCGCCCTGACCACCATGCCCACCATGACCGACGCCCACCGCCTCTACGAGGCCCTCGGCTACGTGCGCGTGCCCGAGCGGGACTGGTACCTGCGGGACGTCATACCGGACCTCGACCCCGCCGACGAGACCGGCCCCTTCCTCGTCTACCGCCTGCCGCTGGCCTGA
- a CDS encoding glutaredoxin family protein translates to MRRLVGDPWFWPVLFGSAGLVFLVWGTLRRDVVVLVAALAMLWMLWRHLPQLRVRSRPLAGAQAHVQAGGVVVFWRPGCPYCQALLRDLDPAQRDAVYWVNIWTDKDAVPVLHRLHAGRDGHAHEAVPTVWARRKDFVAADEASRSRLKDMLRDARPAGGPRTREEGPR, encoded by the coding sequence ATGAGACGACTCGTGGGAGACCCCTGGTTCTGGCCCGTGCTCTTCGGCTCCGCGGGGCTCGTGTTCCTCGTGTGGGGCACGCTGCGCCGGGACGTCGTGGTGCTCGTGGCCGCGCTGGCCATGCTGTGGATGCTCTGGCGCCACCTCCCGCAGCTGCGCGTGCGCTCCCGCCCGCTGGCCGGCGCGCAGGCGCATGTTCAGGCCGGCGGCGTCGTCGTGTTCTGGCGGCCCGGCTGCCCGTACTGCCAGGCGCTGCTGCGCGACCTGGACCCCGCCCAGCGGGACGCCGTCTACTGGGTGAACATCTGGACGGACAAGGACGCGGTGCCCGTGCTGCACCGCCTGCACGCCGGCCGCGACGGGCACGCCCACGAGGCGGTCCCCACCGTGTGGGCGCGCCGCAAGGACTTCGTGGCCGCGGACGAGGCGTCCCGCTCCCGGCTCAAGGACATGCTCCGCGACGCCCGCCCCGCCGGCGGGCCCCGCACCCGGGAGGAAGGACCCCGATGA
- the gatC gene encoding Asp-tRNA(Asn)/Glu-tRNA(Gln) amidotransferase subunit GatC, translated as MPEITRDQVAHLARLAHIQMSDEELATVSGELEQILGHVSAVQAAAGADVPPTSHPIAMSNVFREDVPAGMLTQEQAVDQAPDAQDGQFKVPAILDGE; from the coding sequence ATGCCTGAGATCACCCGGGACCAGGTGGCGCACCTCGCGCGCCTGGCCCACATCCAGATGAGCGACGAGGAGCTCGCCACCGTCTCCGGTGAGCTCGAGCAGATCCTGGGGCACGTCTCGGCCGTGCAGGCCGCGGCGGGCGCGGACGTGCCGCCCACGTCCCACCCGATCGCCATGTCCAACGTGTTCCGCGAGGACGTCCCCGCCGGGATGCTCACCCAGGAGCAGGCCGTGGACCAGGCGCCCGACGCGCAGGACGGCCAGTTCAAGGTCCCCGCGATCCTGGACGGGGAGTGA